In the genome of Carassius gibelio isolate Cgi1373 ecotype wild population from Czech Republic chromosome A25, carGib1.2-hapl.c, whole genome shotgun sequence, the window CACCAAAAAACATAGTGACACCACTGTCTAGACctgctaaataaaaatgtcatatgaAATCCCCTTGTCCAAGTCACATAAAACGAGTCATGGCCACAAACAATGGTAATATACTACTTTCCAGTGCATTTTTACAGCCTTAGGGCGTTCAGAGTAGTGACAATAACAGCAACTCCCTTGTTACATTTCAGCACTATTTTCGTGTGTgtggttaattaaaaaaagagttttgtgtgatattttatgttttctgtgGAAACTCGAAGCAGCGTGTAAGCACAAGGCGCAATGAGTCATGCAAAATGCAAAGATTACGTATGATCATCTTTTTATGAACTTTTGTCCGAACAAACAATGCAATTATCACTAATGAATAAAAGAGTAACATAACTGTCTTAATAGCAAGTAATAGCTCACCTACTAATTTCAGCgccaccaataaaaaaaaaaaaaaagaattagtaTGTaggctaatataaaaaaaactatactaattattaattatttaatcatgttcgttctctctctctctctctctctctaatggaCAACAGGTGTTCTGCAGGACTTCAAAGACTGGCTCAGTCTTGCTCCATACATCAAAGGAGCTTCAAAAGCAACAAGAGACCAGACGCTTATAAACCTAGAGCATTGAGATCAGCTTGAGATGATGAAAATATTCCCCTTCCTGGATTTTAGAACAAGAAATGTGCCTTTCAGAACATTAAATTATCAGTGAAgtccattattatttttattattattattatttagcaaatCTATGACTATTTCTATTGTTATATGTTTTTAATCTGAGTGAACCATTAAAGTTATGCGTCTTCCAAGTGTGCTTAGGTGTGATTGTGCATAAGAATAAAAGAGATTTCAagtgctaaatatatatatatatatatatataatttattagtttttgctTAATGGACATGTTAAAAGGAAATATATAAGttatgcataaaaataattataaagtacAACATAACAGTTTTAAGCTTAAAAGACATACTGGGAGGTTTTTAGCTCTAGGTCAGCATGATTCAGAGAGTGTACAAAAATATTcattctaaaatataatataatataatataatattatatatatatatatatatatatatatatatatatatatatatatatatatatcaaattacaagaataaagatAAGAATAAAGTCAAGTGTCCCTTAGtatgataaataattaaatttagtttaatattgACGGGAAATACACTGGAATCAAGAAGCCGGTCCACAGCTGACACTTTTTTTTGCATGTTGGCAATTCTAGCTTTTACATTTATGAGTCTCTCTTAATAATTAATGTGTTAAGACAATAAGTGAAAAATTAAAGAGAACATTACAGGCAATACCTTCATGCGATCAATAGCATAGAAAACAATAAAGCCAATATTAAAGGTCTACCAGACAAATATATGGTTTAGCATAAAACTATTCTATGGAAACACATTTGAGTGAACATGTCAAAGAATATACAAATCTtcctttcattttcataaatCTATAGCTTAATGCACTCCTTTTTCATTCTCTACTAAAACAACAGGCATCCAAACTTACTTTATAACTCAATTTATAGttgtaatgaattaaaaatataaggtGCATTATATTGTTCcctacatatgtatatataatttaaaaataagagAATTATTTTAGAACATATATTTGCTGCATATTTTGACAGCTGTAATTGACtcattgcatatttattttggaaTCCCACATCTAGAAAATGTTTCAACTCTTTGAACATTGTGTGCAAAGAACACACAACAATTTTCAATAAACTACGCAGCAGCCAAAAGCACTGAATCCCAGTAGTATCCATGCTTTTGTTCACCACACCCAAGGTTTCCTTGACTATAACTACAACCAACAATTTAACATACTTCCTGAACAACTATGGATTGGATAACAGGCAtatatttctctttctcttaatAAAAGCAAACTCATGCACAACTAGCACTATATATGTTCGAGGAACAATTGCTTGAAATGAGACAAATGAAAGAAAGTAACTTAATTACGAAAGTAAGCATGTGCAAACAAGAGTGCCAGACATAATCTGTGTATGAACAGATGCAATGTCTAGACGAGACTAATGAGAGGAAGTTGTTTATCAGTAAACAGACACACATTTGCCCATTTCGGGTGCAGCCCTGATCATCTCATCACATACTGATATAGTGTCTGCACACACAAGCCACAGTTCTTGAACAAAATGCCAAACCAGTTAAGACAATGAGTCCACGAATCGGAGCAATATAAAGTGCTTTCTATACAGTGGAATGTAAAAGTGAACAAAAGAGCAGTTGTTTAAATCGCAGCTTTCTAatactaatgtaaaaaaaaaatgatgatgttAATAGCACATCTGCGAGTGGAAATTTGCTATAATAATTTGATAAACAAGTGTATGCATTTTTGCTCCACGAATGAAAAAGTTTCCAAAAGAAGCCACAGCTAAACTGAtgtgcgtctctgagcaacactgagtttttgaatgttttaaattagtgcttttgaatgaatcagttgagtgaatgattcaatgactcactcataaagacagtagTTGTTCTGTTCCTGAAAGAATTATGTTTTAATGAAATCCCTTGTGAAAAGAGTTAACTTGTTGCTATCTACTGGTGTATGTAACAATGCtggtaaatgttttaaaaagtgtcTTGTGACCTAGAAATAGTGCAACTGAAATAGAACTTAATTTTACTTCATAAACAATCCGAAATCCTTACATTTCAAGTCTCCAAAGATGAGTTTTTCTAGTTTCCAAAGATGAAAGCCCAAGTTTTCATTGTGGTTTCAGACTTTGGACCTCATTGTATACATTCAACAGCCACTCAACAGATGGCAAGCATGTAATTGCTAGTAATCTGCTAAGACAAGTGCTTTCTTTTACTTCAGTATTTACTTCCCTATAAACTTCACTTGATAAGACCGACTACTGCCACATGGCAACATGTGACAGATGGTTTTAATCAGCTTAGAGGTCATCCGACAGAAGACAGAAGCACTGACATTTACATAACTACCTTGACCTTAAAGCGAGAGCTGATAGAAAGCACTAGTGACAAATGCAGCCATTACCCAGTCCTGTGCTCTGAGCTTGAAAGCATCATTAAAAGCATTATTAGAAGCATCCTTAGAAGCATCCTTAGAAGCATCATTTGAGAGTTGGTATTCCCTCACAGTTTTGGTGTAATCAAGTTCATGGGATGTACATTTGTAATTGCCATGTATGTCAGTCGTCATGGTTGGGATGAGTAGGAGACATTCTGTTTGGGTCTGCTGGCATGGCATGATCTTTTGATCGTGTTCCCATTTGTAAGTAGCATGATTGGATTCAACAGGACAAGAGAGGTAGAAGGGGATGCCAGTGGGCACAGAGAGTTGAATCCTTAATGGAGCTGTCGATGCTTGTTGCACATCTCTTCTCAATCTTCCCCCTTAAAAGACATTCGTTAAAGATAGATGCATTATGAAGATGTGTTTGTCAATGAAATAGAGCGAAAAATGATACACAAAACAATTAGATTAATCATATACCTGATTTTTGGTGACATACTCTAGTTAGGCCATCAGCGATGTTTTGTATTCCTCCTCTGGAAAACATTccatacagaaaaatattaaaaactaagcTAGGGTGTACAATACCCAAAAAAGACCaaatctgtaaatataaatatactccTGAACCAAACAATATAAAAGCCTACTTAGTTTGTGATGTGCATCCTTGTTCAGTCCAAGCGCAGTATGGATCACGGGAAAGGACACATTCTTCACAGGAAGCATTGTAATCTTGACATCTCTGCAGATCTAACACAGAAATCTGTCCCGGATATCCTACAAAGAGCTTCCTCTGCAGGCAAAATCAGCAATGTGTGAATGTGCAAGAGAAACTGAATGGAAGAGTCAGTTTAAAGTGATGCACAAGACTGCTTGATTACCTTCTCAGAGTCAAGTTTCATTGAGTGTACAGGTGCTGAACCATTGCACAGATGCGTTTCGGAGATGATGAATGCTTTGGAGCCATCCTCCAGGATCTTAACGATCACTCCATCGTCTAGCAGGAACCAAGAAGCCAAATGGCTGAGTAAGTCTAAAAGAACTAATGAAAGCTTTTGCAGTACAATACTAAGTGCAACTAATGGAAAACTTTTTAGCTCGCATGATGTATGATGGGCAATGAAGTTCTTTTCTGTAACCATTTACAATGTCAGCAAGTGTATGATGTGTAGTGTTTAAAAGTCATGTAATGGATTATAAAGTGGTCATACCATCAAGAAACAAATTTACCAtgatcttttgaaataaaataatgtattattttcgcAAAGTGTGATGTTTTAGTTCGTTTCGGAACATAAAACTTCCTCCGAAGTCCAAAAGGAATGTGGTTTCTGGTTGTGTGTAGCACCTACTGCTCTGCAGAGGTCTATCATTCTTAAGGATCCCATTGTCATACAACAGTGGTTTAAGTTTATAAATGTTTCAGCATACAGTATCTTTCTTTATTAATGTTATAAGCAGACTTCAGTgagaaaagaaaacgaacaaaaATGGGTAAGaagggaagtttttttttttttttcagaagtacTGCTATTTCTGTCGATGGGAAGTCACAGAGCAAACATCAGTATGAAGACATCTTTAACCAATACACCGTATACCTGTTGCAAGCAGCAGCACACTGTGTTTGCTGTCATCCGAAGCTTGGACTCGGTCAACAGCTATCTTGGTGAAGTTCTTACTACTTGTGAAGAAAGGTGTGTCTTTTTGAATGGGATGAATCCATTCCTTCATCTCTGGGTGGTCTTTAATGATTTGAAGGGTAGAAATTGGAATGGAACTGCTTTGTTTGACACACTGGAAAAGATTATATGTATaaagttatatttgttataatataatttcaGTCAGCATTAAGGTCACCAGTTACAACACAGTGAGGGCACAAGTGAAGTTGCAACCATCCCATTGTTACAAAGGCCATGGCTTTTGTAAAATGAGTGCTCATTTCCTCAAGTATAAGAGGACATTTAAAATAGCTATTGTGAGGAAACAATAGCCTTGCTTCACAAACAATGGCTATAATAATACGCCTGAGTAATTCACTTTTGGGTCAAGAGTAAAATGATTGAGGAAGTTGTTGGGCATTaacaatatagaaaaataaagctTGATAAAATGTGTGTTGAATGTAATTTTGAACTGAAAACGCTTCACTTTAATCAGGTGTTACtctgttaatttgtttttattgaaaatgtattttaattaataatttattttgagtattttctgaattaagtGTTTCTCTGAACTTTACAACAGACCCCAGACCACAGTTTGATcatagttattttaaaaacggTACCACAGTACCAGTGGAGCTACTCAACACTTCTGGAAACAACACAAATCTGGAAACAATACTAGGAATACAGTCATGCTCATGGAAAAGTCTATTTGTGGTGTTGTTGAATACTAAACTGAGAAAACATCTGTTTCAATCATAGTGGTACATTTGTAGTGTAGTGAAGTGTAGTATAAAACCAAAAAAAGCCAAACAAACAGAACTTTGTttgactgagtttttttttttttttttggctcaccgTTCCTGGTCTTGGGGTGGGAATGGCCTCAGAATAACCTTTGAAGGTGGAATTCTCAAAAACAATATCAAGCTCCGCCAACGAATAAATGCACACAGCAGTAGAGTTCCTATGGCAAATAAAAGAAACTATAtacaatacatatacaaataagGTGTGGGAATGTATCTCTGATCAGTGGGAatgtatttctgaatgtaatttcTGATCAGTGGCAGCAAAGAAATTGCAAAAACCATCTGAAGTAACTAGATGAATAAAGTTTTTGAACGCCTAGCCTGAAAGTTTGAAGCCTTTGtaaaagcttgaagtttgaaAGTTTGGACTTACAAATTAGATAAATGTTGATAGCATGCTGCTACCAAGATTTAACACATTTCTAACATGTTTTAACGTTACTAGCAtaatttaacatgattagcatgctgttaacatgttttagcatgattatgtttctagcataaaTGTTTCTAGCACATTGCTACAAGTTTCagcatgtttttaacatgtttaacTTGTTGCTaatatgttgctagcatgattagcatgtggtaAGCATGTTGCTGACATGTTTTTTACATAATTACCTTGTTGCTAGCACGTTGCAAACTTgttttaacatgttgttaacatgattttacatgttgttagtatgtttctagcatgttttagcacgattaccatgttgctaatcatgtttctagcatgtagTTACCATGTGTATAGCATTATCAGCATGTTGATACCATGTTGcttgcatgtttctagcatgatcaaGCATGTTCTAACATGATTTCAAattttgttactatatttatcATTTTGCTGCTACCATGttttaacattttgctagcatatttctagtaTTATCTTACACATTGACGTCATGTTTGATCGTTATTTCACATTTCGttactgttttaacatgtttctagcatgatttaacacattgccagcatgttttaacatgatattattatgatttaatgcATTATAGCTTATAGCACactgttagcatgattagcatattgtttGCATTAATTAGAACCTTAATAGTGTGTCTTTGGCTAGTTGCTAGGCTTAGCCTGTTAACTGTCACCTGTCcactctgtgggacgcctacatttacttcactatattacaattaaatctaatctaatcttgacaaactatatatcgttggaaaggtctaagactcccaaatatatatctTACCAATGTTGCTtgctaaaaattatgtaggaaaagtaatcgattaatttatgacaagagtgcaacctcaaaaatctaaattataactccAGTTATAcacgtgcactacaaagtcaatgttcaaaaatgtgagtgacagttaaggatAGATAGTACACATGAAACCACTGAACCCGGCTCAAAACGATGTAGTATAAATGCCAggccagtatgtggcgctgtaattctgccacagagaaacactaaaaatggagaagaCGGAGCATGCACATAAACCTTGTGCGCTGTATACAAACAAAACTCAACAACAAGAAGACGATTTTGCTTTAGGAAAGCTTATAGGCTCAGTAGCTTGTGCAGCATGAACACAAGCATGTAGtccataattatttatttttgaaatgtcaGAAGGTAATGCAGTGTTTACCAGCCGCTGGAGAAGAGCGCATACACTCGTGAATCCCTCCAGTCGTCAGCATGCTGGATGTAAACATCCTGCAGACGGTTAAAATACAGCGACTCTCTTGGAATCCCACACACAAGTCGTGCTTTCAGAAAAGAGGTCCATATGTTCTGGAGTAACTGCTTGGGCCCGCCCTCATCCACCTATGAGAGATTGATGTTTTTACAGTTGGACAATGTTCTGTTGTATGTATTAGGCTGATGTTTTCATTCACAAGCCTTGGAAGGCTTCTACATTTTACTGCACTTCATTTCAAAAACACATCTTCTGTTGCTCATGCTTGGTTTCCAGAATCTGATCTCTGTCCTGCATTCTTGTTTTCTGCTGTAATTGCTTTCAAGTGCTGAATTTGAACCTATACGTGAGCCCCTCAAAGTTCTCCACCTCTTGAATAGTTCATGGTAACCAATCCGTGACAGTCTGATGACATTACAAGATAAAACCATTCATCCTCCTTGAAATGTGTAGGATGATCAAACTGATGTTGAAGGTCACTTTTCCCTGACAATGGTTCTCCCAAGACTTGGTGGGATCATGTAGGAAGCCTCACAAAGAACTGCCGCACCTTTCATACGTAAGTGAGAAACATACCTTACATACTCTGGCCACTCTAGATATCCAAGGATCCGCTTCTGGACTCGTGTCTGAGTTTTTCTCACGAAATAGGACATATATCTTCTCATTCAGGGGGTCATTCCTGCGCTTGGCCAAAAAACTGGAAATAAAAGTAGGTCCTGGGTGGGGTGGGGATAagacatgaattatttatttactcattccaCACTTTTACTCATATCAGTGAACCTCAACCTTACTTTGAAATTCGAAGCCTGATTCATGAGAAGCATATGACTAGGCTGTTTTTGATAGCTGCAGCTTGGAGAAGTAATCAGCAGAGGCAAGATCAGCAACTGATTAAATGTCTCTTGCTCAGCCCACACTGTGCACTAACAGTCTTCACATTCACTAGAATGCATACTAAAGTAAGTTTACTAATTAGAGCTTATGCAGAGTTATGCAAAGTTATATCTACGAgtaacttaaagggataattaATCCCAAAATTTGGTCATCATtaagttattccaaacctgtattaaagaataagttcacttccagaataaaaaatttaatctaaCTTGTCATCCAACTTGTTCATGTATTCCTTTCGATAGTCGCAaagaaattatagtttttttggaaaacattccagggtttttctccatataatggacttaaaATGCAAATTCATGCATTATGTAATCATGTTGGAAAGGTCACATGCGGTTAGTTCTTCATCTGTGTACTCCGGTTCAGAAAGGTAGGGTAGGgtgaaaaatctaattttctcCTCTAACTTTAAAATCGACTGACATTGTCGTTTTACCATTTTTTGTAAAGGAcatttgactttctttgcacATTTACTTTGTAAACGCTGGGTCGGTGCAGAAGTAATGACCAAATAATCAccaaattttaatatttgggcgAATTATCCTTTTAAGTCCGATCTAAACTTTCTTTGGGGATATTTGGAGATGTTCtcaattagagaaaaaaaaacaatttatacataaataaagtatTCGTGTATAGACATAAAACAagttttcttttcctaatttcaGTGAATATTGTGTAATTCAACCAACCTGAGACCCATTGATCATGCATCCATACGTTGGTTCGTTGTCCATATTTCCTGCGAAACTGCAGCAGGGTGCCATCATTGTATAAAGGAGCTGCCACATAGAGATCTCCATCTGTTTATAACCAAAAAAAGCCTAGATGTTACGTTAAATAAGCAACTACAATCTTCCAGCTTGTTCAAATAGTCTGAACAGATCAAAACTTCAAGCTGCTTGGGCTTCCACACACCTGCCAACAGTGACAAGGAGTTTTGTGAACCTTTAAAAGGTGAGATTCCTGTGCCATCTATAACCTCTGTGGAATGATTGCTTTCTCTGGGAAACTTTGGGAAGAGACATGATTAAAGAACAGAGatatggcaagccattttaacatttattcacttGCAAGATATGAACGATAGATGGCcacaactgaaaatgtaattacaGATATCAAGAATTAGTATGTATGTGAATAATTATGCAATTGTTTACATCAAAAATTCCCATTTGTACTATTGGAAATGCAATTACTGATATTTAGAATCTGATATTTTACTAGCAAAAAAGTATATTCCAGATCAAACTGTTAATTAACAATATTCATATTCTGGGTATAACTATAACTAAAATCATCTTGCAATCCAGACATTGGTTCTTATGCACATATTtgtattagggctgtcactttttattcgataTTTGAATATGAATTCGAACATGACGTGAAATATCTGTAATCGAACTATAGATAAAATATCcggtttttaaaggggggggtgaaatgctcattttcactcaatatcctgttaatcttgagtacctatagagtagtactgcatccttcataactccaaaaagtatttagttttattatattcataagagaaagatagcgtgtaccgatttttcccggaaaaacacgagcgtcttgaggcgtgacgtgtgggc includes:
- the LOC127946631 gene encoding semaphorin-7A, whose product is MKFRTMILKRQYFSVHIKRILAYPWFIYGACFHCVFCSYNPRLTLKQDDALLYNRNYSHTVLFNQEGSKRLFVGGINDVLHFDVDSRQIVENFTLNPNVRCGESSCENVVTVIERFQNYTFVCGTNGEQPMCWKLFPRESNHSTEVIDGTGISPFKGSQNSLSLLADGDLYVAAPLYNDGTLLQFRRKYGQRTNVWMHDQWVSGPTFISSFLAKRRNDPLNEKIYVLFREKNSDTSPEADPWISRVARVCKVDEGGPKQLLQNIWTSFLKARLVCGIPRESLYFNRLQDVYIQHADDWRDSRVYALFSSGWNSTAVCIYSLAELDIVFENSTFKGYSEAIPTPRPGTCVKQSSSIPISTLQIIKDHPEMKEWIHPIQKDTPFFTSSKNFTKIAVDRVQASDDSKHSVLLLATDDGVIVKILEDGSKAFIISETHLCNGSAPVHSMKLDSEKRKLFVGYPGQISVLDLQRCQDYNASCEECVLSRDPYCAWTEQGCTSQTKGGIQNIADGLTRVCHQKSGGRLRRDVQQASTAPLRIQLSVPTGIPFYLSCPVESNHATYKWEHDQKIMPCQQTQTECLLLIPTMTTDIHGNYKCTSHELDYTKTVREYQLSNDASKDASKDASNNAFNDAFKLRAQDWVMAAFVTSAFYQLSL